A section of the Deltaproteobacteria bacterium genome encodes:
- a CDS encoding DUF4349 domain-containing protein, producing the protein MSDTKAPPPPPAASKPMPMRSKKIGRISSGKGGSKGKDFSRGGPGAANQREESESIEGQEQPPAKINRMVHYNGFVKLRVTSPKETLASAAKLSETVGGYIESLTDNAITLRVPVAKFREIYAAVLKLGDVLDRSMTAEDVTDSYTYISLRLKTLKASRDRLIDLLARARKEHEKLQILAEIRRLTEEIDRAEMQVKTLASLAEFSRLSIEAIARQPRESSSSVDELAAFRWIRSLSPFSRDIAHQGKRLKLNVPEGMVLLSEKTHWTAESADGAVIWASTRENIPVGTTDYWMKAVQSRLAPEYKSASITNIGDFAVLRLVDQSEAAYRYLIGLRVIDDELQIVEIYYPSQKHEQRYHDAVNNILERGES; encoded by the coding sequence ATGTCGGACACCAAAGCCCCCCCACCGCCACCTGCGGCCTCAAAGCCAATGCCCATGCGATCAAAGAAAATTGGACGTATTTCATCTGGTAAAGGTGGCAGCAAAGGCAAAGATTTTAGTCGCGGTGGTCCTGGTGCTGCAAACCAAAGAGAAGAAAGCGAAAGCATCGAAGGTCAAGAGCAACCACCAGCAAAAATAAACCGTATGGTTCACTATAACGGTTTTGTTAAGTTGAGAGTTACCAGCCCCAAAGAAACACTTGCTAGTGCAGCAAAGCTTAGCGAGACAGTAGGTGGTTATATTGAAAGTTTGACTGATAATGCAATAACTTTGCGGGTGCCAGTTGCGAAATTTCGTGAAATCTATGCTGCGGTTTTAAAGCTTGGTGATGTGCTTGATCGTTCAATGACTGCCGAGGATGTCACCGACTCATATACTTATATTTCATTACGGTTAAAAACTTTAAAAGCTAGCCGTGATCGTTTAATCGATTTGTTAGCACGTGCACGTAAAGAACATGAAAAATTACAAATTTTAGCTGAAATAAGACGACTCACCGAAGAAATTGATCGCGCCGAAATGCAAGTAAAAACTTTGGCTTCGCTTGCCGAATTTTCACGGTTATCTATTGAAGCGATTGCACGCCAGCCACGTGAGTCATCATCTTCAGTTGATGAATTAGCGGCCTTTCGTTGGATCCGTTCGTTATCGCCGTTTAGTCGCGATATTGCGCATCAAGGCAAACGGTTAAAACTGAATGTTCCCGAAGGCATGGTGCTACTAAGTGAAAAAACTCATTGGACCGCCGAAAGCGCTGATGGTGCGGTAATATGGGCAAGTACGCGTGAAAATATTCCAGTAGGTACTACTGATTACTGGATGAAAGCTGTCCAAAGTAGGTTGGCGCCAGAGTATAAATCTGCCTCGATAACTAATATTGGCGATTTTGCTGTTCTGCGTTTAGTAGATCAATCAGAGGCTGCTTATCGTTATCTTATTGGCCTGCGGGTAATTGATGACGAA
- a CDS encoding 2-oxoacid:acceptor oxidoreductase family protein, with translation MSRDEIKLGGFGGQGVILSGIIVGKAAALYDNKEATLTQAFGPEARGSACSAQVVVSSERILYPYVTKPNIMVLMSQDAYNRFSKEVAPGGTLIIEEELVKPQTVPEGAQVYKIPATRIAEELGKKLVVNIVMVGFFAAITNIVDPQAIRKAVEDSVPKSTIDVNLKAFDRGFDYGKALTRA, from the coding sequence GTGTCAAGAGACGAAATTAAGCTTGGGGGATTTGGTGGTCAAGGCGTTATTCTCTCAGGGATAATCGTCGGCAAAGCTGCCGCGTTATATGATAATAAAGAAGCGACTTTAACGCAGGCGTTTGGTCCTGAAGCGCGCGGTAGTGCCTGTAGTGCCCAAGTAGTGGTTTCTTCTGAGCGCATTTTATATCCGTATGTGACCAAGCCAAATATTATGGTGCTTATGTCACAAGATGCCTACAATCGTTTTTCTAAAGAAGTCGCTCCTGGTGGTACGCTAATAATTGAAGAAGAATTAGTTAAACCGCAAACTGTGCCAGAAGGTGCGCAAGTTTATAAAATCCCGGCCACTCGTATCGCTGAAGAATTGGGTAAAAAATTGGTGGTAAATATTGTTATGGTCGGTTTTTTTGCTGCTATAACGAATATAGTTGACCCTCAAGCCATCCGTAAAGCAGTTGAAGATTCGGTACCCAAAAGCACTATCGACGTTAATCTTAAAGCTTTCGACCGCGGTTTTGATTATGGGAAAGCATTAACGCGGGCTTAA